The window TTTCTCAAAAAATGGAACTCGATTGCTTTATAAAAATTTCTGTCAGACAAAAAGAAGCTGAAAACATCAAACAGGTTTTCGATCAATTATACGGTGTGTCCATAAAAGAAATCGATGGTTAAAGTTTAATCAATTTCCAACTTCTCCAGGATATAATCCGGACAACGTGTCGGACGGTTTGTTTTCATATCTATAAATGCCAAAGCGGTATATCCCTGAACCAATAATTCCTCCTGCCCGTTCCATATCTCATAGTCAAATTCGATCTTTACTGCAGGTCGTTTTTTAAGCCTGGTTTTTATTGTTAAAAGATCATCATATTTGGCAGACTTTTTGTATTTCAGTTCCAGGCTTATAACAGGAAGCATAATTCCGTTTTCTTCCATCGATTTATACGAAACCCCTAAATTACGCAACCACTCAACACGTCCTAATTCCAGGTACTGCGCATAATTCCCGTGATATACCACT of the Zhouia spongiae genome contains:
- a CDS encoding acyl-CoA thioesterase; translated protein: MNNNHQINIRVRYAETDQMGVVYHGNYAQYLELGRVEWLRNLGVSYKSMEENGIMLPVISLELKYKKSAKYDDLLTIKTRLKKRPAVKIEFDYEIWNGQEELLVQGYTALAFIDMKTNRPTRCPDYILEKLEID